The DNA window CCAAAAGCAATGCGACGACGAGTGAAACCGGTCTCCAATCCATCATGCCGCACGCTAAGGAGCGTGGATTTCGGGATCAACCTCCGAAGCTGCGCCCGGCCTCAGCCGAACAGGTAGAGCGACGCCTTGATGATGGCGGCGATGATCCCGACCACGCCGAAGACGATCGATGTCAGGCTGACGATCCCGCCCCTCTTGCTCGCCGAAAAGGAGATGAGCAGACCGATGATACCGAGGACGATCGCAGCGAGCGCGAGCAGCAGGCCGAAGGTCGCGCCTTGGAAGAAACTCCAGATGGCCGCGACGATGGCCAGCAGGGAGACGATGCTGAAGGATGCCTTGGGCTTCTCGCTCATGAGTCACCCTCGGGAGATTCGCGGCGCCGTCAAATGCCTCGGCGGCCACCGGTCACTCGACGACCGGCTTCGCGGGCTTGTCGGAGTCCTTCGATTGGAGCGGATACTGCGCCCCCGCCTTCTCGAGTGCCTTGGCCATCGCCTCGATCATCCGCTTGCGGACCTCGGGCTCCTTGTCGGCAAGGTTGTCCGACTCGGTGCGGTCCTTCGCCAGGTTGAAAAGCTCGCAACGTTTTCCGGCGGGCTTGTTGTAGTGGTAGATCAGCTTCCAGTCGCCGAGGCGGTAGGAGGTGAAATAGCTGCTGCGGTGATCGTGCGGGAAATGCATCAGGAACTCGGGCTCGCGCTCGAGCGAGCCGCCGCCGAGCGCCGGCTTGAGGTCGGCGCCATCGATCGGCTGCTTGTAGTCCACACCGGCGAGATCAAGCAGCGTCGGGAAAATGTCGGTGATGTTGCCGGCCTCGCGGCTCAGCGTTCCCGCGGCCACCGGCAGGCGCTTCTGCAACTCGCTCGACGGATCGGGCTTCGCCCAGCCCGCGATGAACGGAACGCGCATGCCGCCTTCGTAGTGCGTGCCCTTCTTGCCGCGCAGCGGCGCGGCGCAAGCGATCTCGTGGATGCCTCCGAGCGGCGCGTCGGTGCCGTTGTCTCCGAGGAAGATGACGAAGGTGTTTTCGGCGGCGCCGATCTCGTTGAGGTGATCGAGGATCTGTCCCACCGAAGTGTCCATGCTTTCGATCATCGTCGCGAAGGTCTTGGCCTGCCCCTTCACTTTGGCACCCTCGTAGTGGTCGATGTACTTCTTGTTCGGTTGGAACGGTGCGTGGACGGCGTAATAGGCCATGTAGGCAAAGAAGGGCTTGTCACCTTCGGCCGCTTCGGTGAGCGCCGAATTCATCTCCTCGGTGAGCGCCTCGGTCAGATAGATGTCCTTGCCGTGGTACTTCTTCAGATCGGGCACCGCGCGGCTCTTGTTGCCCTTGATCCAGCCGAAGCCGTCCTTGCCGTAGTAGCTGCCGGGCTGGCCCCACGAGCAGCCGCCGATGTTGACGTCGAAGCCGAAGTTGCTCGGAAACTCACCGTAGAGACCGATCGGGCCGAAGTGGGCCTTGCCGGCGTAGATCGTGTGATAGCCACCTTCCCTGAGCACGCCCGGAAGCGTCTGCTGGCCTTCGGTGATGCCCTCCCATTTCCAGTCGTGCGGTCCGAGCGCACCCCGGTTGTTTCCTTCCGAGCGGATCCACTGCGTCGTGTGGTGGCGCGCCGAGCTCTGCCCGGTCATGATCGAGATCCGGGTCGGCGAGCAGACGCTGTTGGCGTAAAAGGTCTCGAAGCGAATCCCGTTCTTCGCCAGCCGCTCCATCGACGGCGTGCGGTAGAACTTGTTGAGCGGGTGGACTTCCGGCTTGCCCTCGGTGTCGGCGAGGAAAGGCACCGAGCTGTCCATCAGCCCCATGTCATCGACAAGAAAAACCAGCAGGTTCGGCCGGTCGGCCGCAAGGGCCGGGAGAGAGAGGGCGAAGAGGAGCGGGATGAGGCGTCGCATGGGGCGGGAATTACGCCTCCCGCGCCCTCGGCCTGTCAACCGGCGAGGGCCTTCTCGATGGCCTCGGTCACTTCCTTGCTGTCCGGCTTCTGGCGCGGTTCGAAGCGGACCAGCGGCTTGCCATCCTTGCCGATCAGGAATTTGCCGAAGTTCCACTTCACGTCACCGGGGAACGCGCCGTCCTTGCCGGTGAGGGCGGTGTAGAGCGCGTGTTGCTCGTCGCCCTTCACGTGGATCTTCTCCATCAGCGGAAAGCTGACGTCGAACTTGGTCGTGCAGAACTTCTGGATCTCCTCAAGCGTCCCCGGTTCCTGGTTGCCGAAATCGTTGCAGGGGAAACCGATCACCACGAAACCCTTCTCCTTGTATTTGTCGTAGATCTCCTCGAGCGCGTCGTACTGCTTGGTCAGTCCGCACTTCGATGCGGTGTTCACCACAAGGACGACCTTGCCGTTGTAGTCGGACAGCGAAGTCTCCTTGCCGTCGATGGTCTTGAACGGGATCTTCGCCAGATCACCGGCGAAGGTCGGGGAGGCGAGCGTGACGGTGGCGGAGAAGAGCGACAGGAGATGTTTCATCGTCGCGAGCCTACTGCCATTCGGCGGATCCGCAAGCGGAGCGATGCGGCTGTCGGATTGCCGTCGGATGATTTCTGATCCAGGGTTCCGGCTGTGGCCGCGATTTCCCGTCCCATCGTGCTTGCCAGCGCCCTGATCGTGGTCGCGGGCGGGCTGGCGCTGCGTCCGCGTGGCGGGGAAACTGAGGAGGAGCCGGAGGTGCAGGCAGCCGGAGTCGCCAAGACCCACACCCGACCGGTGCTGGAGTCCCGCGGCGTCCGCGTCCGCGATCTTGTCCGGGCCGTACGGACCACCCCATTTGAGAAACGGGAGGCTTGGGCCGCTTCGTTGAGCGACGAAGAGCTCAGGCGGCTGAGCTTGGAGCTGCTCGATGAATTTGTCCGGGCGGATGAACCGGATACGACCGTCGTCCCGTGGCTGTGCGCTCTCTCGATCGAGTTTGGTGAAAGGGACTATGAGGGATTTGCCGCACTGATCGACGAGTGGAGTCTCTCGAATCCGGCAGGCGCAGCCGTGGTCCACCATGCGGGGCAGGCGGCTCTCGTCGGACTGGCGCGGCACAGTCCGGCGAAAGCCTTCGAATCACTGTCCGAGCCCTTCCGGACCAACGCCGATTTCATCTCACCGCTCGATGCCCAGACGATTCCCGGGATTCCTCTCATCCAGACCGGCACGGTGCGATGGTGGCCCAGCGGCTCGGCGACGGAGGCGATCTTCCGGGAGTGGGGAAAACAGGATCCGAAAGCCGCTCTCGCCGCCGTTAGCGGCGCAGGGTCCGGTGCTTACCGGGGACTGCTAGCGACGACTGGCGACCCCGGCATGATCGAACGGATCTTGGAACAACTGAAGAGCGATCCTTCGTCCTTGGGCTTCATGGCGGGAAGCACTTCCTTTGTGAATCTTTCCAACGTGCGAACCGGCGATGCCGCGATCGAACGCAACAGCATCGATGCGATTCTCAACAATCCCCACCGGTTCTCCATCCCCAGCTTGGCAACGTCGGTCGGCGGAGCTCTTGCGGGGGTTGCCGAGCATGATCCGCATCTCGCGTGGGACTTGGCGGAGTTTGACGAAGTCAATCGGGCAGCGCCGGAGCAAGCGCAGTCGCCGGTAGCTACATCGACCACCCGCGAGTCGCTGCTCTCCAATTGGACGGCAAGGGATCCGGAGGGAGCGATCCGGTTCCTGACGGACCTCGAACAAGGAAACCCGTCCGCGGTTGTTTCCGATCACTGGATCTCGACGGCCCGCGAACTGTTCAAGTCGGATCCTGTCAGGGCGTATCAATTGCTAGAGGATCGGGGTCTGGACGGCGACCCCATGGCATTCAATCAACTCCGGTACAAGCATTTCATGTCTTCACCTCAATCGACCTGGCCGCTCTTCGATGGGCTGCTACCGGCTCAGATCCCGGGGCACTCCGAATCCGAGATGATTCGTCTGGTCGGCCGATTGGCACTTGAGCCGGAACAGAAAGCCGCCTGGATCGATTACATCGAGAGCAGCGATCCATTCGCACCCCAGCCCGAGTTGCCTGCGATCGCCGAGTGATCGGGCCGGATCAGTAGTAGATCCGGCGTCCATAGGGACCCCAGCTTCCCCAGCCGTACGAGCCCCAGCCATAGGCGGCTTCCATCTGCATCTCGGCCGCTACCCGTTGGTCCTGGGCGATCTGCTGCTGCACGGCGAGCTTCTGGTACTGCTCGTGTTCCTTCGGGCCGCCGACATAAACGACTCCTTGATCCGGATCCTTGTAGCCGTAGAGCATCTTGCCATCGATCTCCTTGTTGTAGAGCTTGTAGGGCTCCATCTGGTCGTAGAGGGCCGTCTGCTTTTCGTTCTGCGGCTTCCGCGGTTGGAAACCGGACGCCGAAAGCAGGCGCTTGGTATTCGAGGATCCGACGCCCGCGCAGGAGGCGAGCAGGAAAGCGGCGAGGACGAGCAGGAGGGAGGTTTTCATAGCGTCCCCAACCTGTACGACTGCCGTTCCGGGATCAAGCAGGCGCTTCGGCTTCCGCCTTGGCGGCTTTGCGTTGCTTCAGGCTCTGGACGGTCTGGATCTTGTTGGCGGCATTGAAGGCCGCCACCTTGTAGCACTCGGCCAGCGTTGGGTAGTTGAAGACGGTATTGAGGAAGTAATCGAGCCCGCCACCGAGGCCGATGACCGCCTGGCCGATGTGGATCAGCTCGGTGGCACCTGAGCCGATGCAGTGGACTCCGAGCAGGGTGCCTTCGTCGCGGTGGAAGATCATTTTGAACATCCCGGAGTCGTCGCCGAGGATCTGGCCGCGGGCGATCTCCCGGAACCGCGCGATGCCGGTCTCGTAGGGCACCCGGGCGGCTGTCAGTTCCTCTTCGGTCTTGCCGACCATCGAGATCTCGGGGATCGCATAGATGCCGATCGGGAAATGAATGCCCATCGGTTGGGCCTCCTTGCCAAACATGTGACAGGCGGCGAGCCGTCCCTGCTCCGACGAGGTGGCGGCGAGTGCCGGGTAGCCGATGACGTCGCCGGCGGCATAGATATGCGACACCGAGGTCTGGTGGTCGTCATTCACCTTGAGGCGTCCGCGGTCGTCGGCCTCGAGGCCGGCTGCGGGCAGGTTCAGGGCGTCGGTGGCGCCCTGGCGGCCGACCGAGAACAGGATCATGTCGGCGACGACGTGCTTGCCGGACTCCAGTTCGATCAGGCCTTCGCGTTGGCCGCCGTGCTCGACGACTTCCATCGAAGAGACTCCATCGCCGCAGCGGAAGGTGACGTCCTGTTTGCGCATCTGGTGGACGAGTTCATCGACGATCTCGTGGTCGAGGAATTCGAGCGGCCGGGGCCGTTTGTCGATGATCGTGACCTGCACGCCGAGGGCGGCGAACATCGACGCATACTCGATCCCGATCACCCCGGCGCCGACGACGGCGACCTTGCGCGGGAGTTTCTCAAGTTGCAGCAGCGAGTCCGAAGTGACGACCACCTTGCCGTCGGCGGCGATGCCCCGCGGCTCGGCCGGGCGGGTGCCGACCGCGATTAGGATATTCGCTCCGCTGACCCGGCGTTTCGAGCTGATCCCGTCGACCACCAAGGTGTGCGGATCCTCGAACGATGCCCGGCCGCGGATCACCTCGATGTCATTCCGGGAGAGGGCGTCCTGGACCGTCTCGGACTCCTTGGCGACGACGTTGTCGACCTGGGCGATCAGCTGGTCCATCGACGGACGGGCCTTGCGCGCCGTTGGGGTGCCGTGGTCGATCCCGGGATCGGCATACAGCCTCCGGACCGCCTCGCGGAAGGTCTTCGAGGGGATGGTGCCGGTCTCGATACAGACGCCGCCGATGCAGGTCTGCTTCTCGATAATCGCGACACGTTTGCCGAGTTTGGAGGCCTGGACGGCGGCGCGTTGTCCGGCGGGACCGGAGCCGATGCAGATGAGGTCGAAGTCGTACATGGGTTGGGTGGAGGGGCCGTGAAGTCTGGGGATTCCTTGATTAGGAGCAGCTTGCAGGCCATTCGGCTTCTCTGGCGCGTCAGGCGCCGCGAGGGCTTGGAAACCAAGGGAGGTTCGCCATGATGAGGCCGTGAAGCCCGTAATGATTGCCCTCGCCACTGCCCTTGGCGCCCTTTCCGCCTGCGCCGCGCCACCGAATTTCGTCTTCATCGTCGCCGACGACCTCGGCTACGCCGATGTCGGGGTCCACGGCTGCAAGGACATCCCGACGCCCCACATCGACTCGATCGCCAGCAGCGGTGTTCGTTTCAGCAACGGCTACTCGAACCATCCGTTCTGCTCGCCGATGAGGGCAGGTTTCCTGACCGGCCGGTATCAGCACCGGTTCGGCTACGAGACGAACGTGCCCTACGACATGGAGAACCCGAATCTCGGATTGCCCAACGATGTCGTGACCATCCCCGAGCGGTTGAAGAAGGCGGGCTACACGACGGCGGTGGTCGGCAAGTGGCACCTCGGCGCGCATCCGAGCAAGCATCCGAACAAGCGGGGTTTCGATTACTTCTTCGGCTTCCTCGGTGGCGGTCATGACTATTTCACCAGTGACCTTTCCCAGAGCCAGCACGAGGGTTACAAGGCACCGCTGATGCGGAATGGCGCACCCCTCGGTGTGGAGGGCTACCTGACGACCCAGCTTTCGGAAGAGGCGGCGAAGTGGATCGGCGAAAACAAGGACAAGCCCTTCTACCTCTACCTCGCCTACAACGCCCCGCACACGCCGATGCAGGCGCCGGAAGAGAAGCTCAAGCAGTTCGCGTCGATCAAGAACAAGAAGCGCCGCACCTACGCCGGGATGGTGAGCGCGATGGATGACGGCATCGGCATGGTGCTCAAGGCACTCGACGATGCCGGCGTGCGCGACAACACGGTGGTTGCCTTCCTTTCCGACAACGGCGGACCCGAGCCGCACAACGCATCGGACAACGGACCGCTGCGAGGTACGAAGGGTACCGTATTCGAGGGTGGCATCCGCGTGCCCTACCTCGTCTCGTGGCCGGCGAAGTTGCCGAAGGGCCTCGTTTTCGAACAACCGGTGATCGCACTCGACCTTCCGGTGACGGCCTTGAATCTCGCCGGAGCACCGACCGATGGCCCGCTTGATGGTGTGGATCTGATGCCGTGGCTGACGGAAGGCGGTGATCCTGCCGGTCCACCGCACAAGGCGCTCTTCTGGCGGATGGGGAACAATGGACGAAAGGACTTCGCGATCCGGCAGGGGAACCTCAAGTTCCTCCGACAGGATGACCTGACCGCCGTCTTCGACCTGTCGACCGATATCGGCGAGCAGTCGCCCATCGAAAAAAAGTCAGCGGGTCTGATGGCGGCATGGGAAAAGTGGAACGCGCCCAACAAGCGGCCGGCTTTCCATGGATTCGGAACCTACCACCAGAAGCGGAAGGCCTTCTACCAGCAGCTCGAGGACGAACCCGCCGATTCGCCGCGCTGAAACGGATTTTGCTTTGCATGACAAAGCCGAGAAGTGCACCCTTCCCGGGATGATCGGGAAGCGGCTGCTATTGCTGGGTTCGGCGTCCGTCTGCGTCGCTGTGGCGGGCGTGCTGGCTTTGGGCCATCGGCAGGGTGAAAGCCGAGCCGCCGAAGCGCGGCATGAAGGTTTGCGCGAAGCTCGGAACGACCGGTGGGATCGGCCGGTCGGTGACGTGGACATCTCCGAGAGGCGGATGGAGCGGACACTCCGGGGTGCCCACCCCGGGGAAGGTTCCCTGGCATCAAAGTCGGCAAGGCCCTTCGAGGTAACGGTTGGTGGCAATGTTCGGACACCGGGACCGGTGGAGATTCGCCCGGGTCAGGTCATTGGCGAAGCGATCGCGGCTGCGGGAGGAGCGAATGAGTTTGGTGCGATCCAGCGGGTCAGGCTGTATCGGGCGGGGAAGGTCTACGAGTATGACCTCAGCCAAGAGGCGCCACCTGCGATTTTTCTGCAGCCGGAGGATGTCATCAAAGTGCCGCAGAAGATGGTACTCGGGCGCTGACGACCGACTCGTCAGGGAGCGACTCGGGGTTCGCGGCGTTTCTTTCCGCGCCACAGCCGCCAAAAGACCCGCAGGCTGAGTACGCCGAGGAGAAACTCGGTGCCGAGAACGGCCCAGACCACCCACGGGACCGGTGCCGGTGGGGTGCGGGCCGTCGATGAGAGCGACAGTTGGTGGAGCATGACGATCTCCGGGAAATGGGGAGCGTGGAACGGGTCGCCGACCGCCGCCGGAACGAGCAGCCGACCGCCGGGCAGGGGCAGCGAGGTCGTGATCAGCTCGGCGCCGAGTTTCCCCGCACGTTCGTGGTCGCCGTGTAGCCGTGCCGCACCGAGCCCGAGTCCGGTCGCGCTGGTCCCGAAGCCTCCGATGACCGGTCCCGAGTCGGGATCGAAGTAGGTCTCTTCCTTGCCTCCGATGGTCGCGGGCCGGGGAAACTCCCGCCAGCCGGCACACCAGTCGTTTTCCTGCCAGAAGCCGGACGCGTAGTTGGCATAGAGCCGGTCCGCGATGTCCGGATCGACGCTGCGGATGAACGAGAAGAAGAAGCCGTTCGTGCAGCCGCGGCTGGGTGCGAGCGGCCTGCCGGTGTCATCGACCGCCATGTAGGGTGGCAGCGGTCCGCCGAAGGTGCCGACCAGCCGGTCCATCGCGGCCTTCGCCCATTCCTTCCGGTCGGAGCCGAGGGCGATGCCGGCATGGCGGATCATCGCGGTCGCCACACCGACGTCCGCCGGGAAGCACTGGTCGGGGTAGTCGTCGACGAGCCCGACGGGCGAGCGGTCGATGTCGGTCGCCAGATCGTCCACCAGCGTCCGGAGCAAGGGCAGGTGATCGTCCTTGCCGGTCAGGTTGTGGTGGGCGGTCAGTGAACCGATCATCAGCATCCGGTAGAAGCAGTTCGGGTCCTGCAAGTAATCGTCGCCCCAGTAGGTCTTCACCCAGTGGGCGTGGCCTTCGTCCAGCATGATACGGACGCTCGCCTCGATCGCCGCGGCGCCATACTCGGTTGGTGGATGGGCCGACAGCGACGGATCATTCTCCCACTGGTGCTGCAGGTTCTCCGTCGCCAGCAGGTAGAAGAAGGCTCCGTAGACCGGCCATTCCGTGGCGGTGATCTGGGAAACGTCGAGGGTCTCGGCCGCTCCCGACGCGATCCGCGCATCGACGTAGGAGGGGATCCGTTTCGACAGGGATCGGTGCAGGGTGAAGGCGAAGCGGCTGGAACTCGCGGATCTCAGCCCCGGGTCACCGAACAGATGCCACGCACTGGTGGCACATGGCACCAGTGCAAGTGCAGGTAGAAGAATACACAGGGCGAAGAATCGTCGGATGGCGCGCCGCATGACGAAGGGATCAAGGACCTGCCGGTACGCCCGGGGTGTGAAGGGCGTGTGAAAACCCGGAGAGCCTCGGCTGGATCAACGTTCCGGACTCGGGGGCTCGGGAGTGGCCGGTTTGCTCGCTCTCTTCTCCTCAAACTCGACGAGCCGCTCAATTGAGACCTCCTCTGCTGCCTCCGAGAAACGTTTCTGCTGGGCCTCACGCATGGCCTCCGCTTTCCACTTCACTTTCAACTCAGGTGCCATCTCCTCGAAGGGGCGCTTGCCCGGCTTGCCGACCTCTGAGACGCGGATCAGCCAAGCGGAATCTCCGATCACCTCGATCTTGCTCAATGCCGGACCGGTCTGCCCGGTGGCCCATTCGACGAGCTCTTCGGGGAGGATCAGATGAGGTTGCCCGCGTGTCACCCGACCCAACGAACCGCCTTGGTAGCGCGTGTCCGCATCATCCGAGAATTTCACAGCGAGGGCACCGAAGCCGCGCTGCTTCTCAGGGTCCGCCAGTCCCAGCCACTCTTCGCGGGCCGTTTCGAGATTCGCGACCGCGGCTTCACGGTCGGAAGTGATGCGCTGGCGGAGCACCGCTGTCACGGCCCATGCGGCGCCCGCAGAGGGCAGCGCCTCCCATGCGGCTTTCAAGTCGGCTTCCGTCGGCTCGGGATCCGGGGCCGACTCGAGGTAGCGGCTGGCGAGCATCCGGCGCTGTGCAGCTCGGACGGACGGCTCGTCATCGAGCTTTTCCCGCCGTGCCATCGCGGCGAACAGCTCGTCCTCGATGAGCATCTCAAGGGCGGACGATTTGTCGATCGCTCGTCCGGATTCGATCGCGAAATCGATGTCGGACTCAAGGATCCAGCGGTCACCGACCTTGGCGACCGCGTCCGGCGGTGCGGTCTTTTCGGACGGTGCCGGGGGAGTTGGGTCGCAGGAGCTGAGGAGCACCGCGATGGCCAGCACCGGAGGGATCCAACCGCAGGACTTCATCGTTTCCGGCGGAGAAGGGAGATGGCCGCGATGGCGGTCAGCATCGCGACGCCGGGCTCGGGGACGATTTCGAGACTGAACGAGTAGGGAGTGTCGACCGACGAACTCCAACCCGTTCCAGCGGTTCCGCTCTCCGCCACCCGGTCGCCGACCGAGTAGTCGTGCTCGTCGTCGATGGTGGGTCCGGTGGCCGTGGCGAAGCGCCAGTAGTAAAGTCCGGTGGCCAGGGCTTGGTCGAAGTCCGGCGCGGTCACGCCGAACACGATCCATGCCCGCTCACCCTCGACGCTGGGAAGATGACCCAAGGGCAGGATTTCCGGGTCGGGCAAAACAGTCACGAGCGAGTCGACACCAGTCGGCAACGAGTCAAAGGGGCTCGTGTCGTAAACCGCGAGCACCTTCGACAGATCGGGGGCGAGCCCGGTTTCGCCGACGATCATGATCGTCGTGTTCGCATTGGGGACCAGCTTCTGGATCCGCATGGTCAGACCACCCGCGAACACTTCCGGATCGGCCGCGGCGCCGGCCTGGATCGAGGTCCCCAGCCACTGGTTGTAGCTTGCCGTGGCGTTCGAGGTCGACGTCGGCAGGTCGAGCGAGCTGACCGCCGCCTGCAGCGGCAGCCACAGTGCGACCGCGATGATTGTCAGGATCCGCGCCACGCCCGTCACTTAGTCGGCATATTGGGCCTCGATCTGATAGAAGCAAGCGTTCTCACCCGCTTCGACCGGCAGGCTCACGGTGACCCGTTCCATGCCGTCGGAGAGGATCTCGCTGGCCACCTCTCGAATCTCCGCTTCCGGCGCGTCCGACCATTGCTTGAGGTCGGTCGAGACACGGATCGCGTAGCGGATTTCCGGAGCCGACGGCCAACGTTTCCACGTCAGTTGGATGCGTCCGTCGGTCGGTTTGCCGAGGCGGGTCGGCTCGATGTGGTCGAAGACATTCGGATTTCCGCCGAAGGCGAACTCACCGAGCAAGTCGCGGCCGTCGCCATCGCCGTCCGAACCGAGCGGCGTCGATTCCTCGATGGTGTGAGCCGTGCGCCACTCGTCGAGGGTCTTGGGCCGCTCGAGAATCAGGACGGTCCCCTGCGGGGTCTCGCCGAAGAGGTAGGCGGAGTCGGCAAGGACACTGATCCGGACATCTTCGGCACCGTAGCGGAGGTTCGCGATCGGAAGCGGTTCGACGTCGAGCACGATGACCTCCTGATAGGGCGAGAAGGTCACGGTCGCCGGCAGCTTCTTGTAGTCGAAGTTGGCCAGGGCCTTTCCGGAGGTCCCGAGCTTGGCGGTCAGCGAGGTGCTCATAGGCCCGCTGCGGCGGACGAGGATCTGGGCCGGCATGCCGAAATCGCTGTAGGCGATCCTTTCGGTCACCTCGATCCACACGCGGCTCGGGAGGTCGAGAAGCGGCACGCTGAGGGTGCGGTGGCCTTCGGCGATGGACCAACCTTCGGCGGTCGTGAGCTCGAGTTGGATGGTCTCGGTCGGCTCCTTGATGTCGTCGGCCAGCGGAACAATCTCGAAGTCGATTTCCTTCACACCTGCCGCGAAGTGAGCGGTGGATGCCAAGGAAAGGAAGTCCAGCCCCATGGTTGCGGTGCCGCTCCAGGTGAGAGGCACGTCGAGCGGAGCACTGGCATCGCCGCGACGCCGGACCGTGATGGTCGCGGTGGTCAGGTTCTCCTCGGAAGCCGCACCGGAGAGGGTGAGGAACAGGGTGGTTTCAGGAACGATGTCGCCGGTGACCAGAAGACCGAGGTCCCAGAGGTCGGCCGGGTCCTGAGGGAATTCGGCTCCGGTGAGATCGACGATCAGGTCGGGCGTGCTGCCGCCATCGCCGCTGAAGTCGACCCAGAGGGCATCGCCGACTCGGGAAACGTGATCGCGAAGGAAGGTCGGAGTGGTCGGGGAGAAGCACCCCGTCAGGTCGATCACGTCGCGCTCCTCGACCGAGAAGTCGAGCATCTCGACCGTGCCGGTCGCGTTCGCCAGCAGCAGCCGGTCGGCACCCTCGTTGCCGCGCACGCGGTCGCCATTGCCGACGACCATCAGGTCGTCGTGCGGTGATCCGGCCACCTCGTCCGCGCCGGAGGACGCGATGAAGATCCGGGCCTCGTCGCGGTCACCACCGGGAGTGCGCAGAGTGGCACCACCCGTGAGGCGGGAAGCATCGTGAACGGTGGGCAGGGAAGCGGGTTGGGATTCCGCCGCGAGCCCCCAACCGAGCCACATCGCTTCAGCATCGCCCGCGACGATACGCAGGTCTGCAACCGCCGGTTCGTGCGACGGCGTTTCGTCGCGGACCGTGAGTGGGACAATCCATTCGCCTTCCGCGCTGCCCGAGTGGCGGATGACGACGTCGCCCGCGTCGAGGTCGGCCTGGGTGAAAGTGGTGAGCGCATCCGTGCTACCGGCACGGGTGATGGTCAGGCCGGCCGGGAGGGTGCCCGGCACGAAGGTCAGCGCTGACGGCGCTGAGTCGCGGTCGATGGTGCGCACCACCAGGGCGGCCGCACCGCCGGGTTCGAGGTTGGCCAGAACCTCGGAAGGAAGCTTCGGCTCCTGGTCGGGGCCGGTCGGGTCGCTGCCCGCCGCGTATTCCTCAAGATTGGTGGCGCCATCGCCATCGGGATCGGCATCCGCATCCGCGAGGAATGGGTCGGTGCCGTTCTCCTCCTCCCACCAGTCGGGAAGGCCGTCGCCGTCGCTGTCGGGAAGGGAGCCTTCGACGATCAGATCGAGGCGCTGG is part of the Haloferula helveola genome and encodes:
- the sthA gene encoding Si-specific NAD(P)(+) transhydrogenase; amino-acid sequence: MYDFDLICIGSGPAGQRAAVQASKLGKRVAIIEKQTCIGGVCIETGTIPSKTFREAVRRLYADPGIDHGTPTARKARPSMDQLIAQVDNVVAKESETVQDALSRNDIEVIRGRASFEDPHTLVVDGISSKRRVSGANILIAVGTRPAEPRGIAADGKVVVTSDSLLQLEKLPRKVAVVGAGVIGIEYASMFAALGVQVTIIDKRPRPLEFLDHEIVDELVHQMRKQDVTFRCGDGVSSMEVVEHGGQREGLIELESGKHVVADMILFSVGRQGATDALNLPAAGLEADDRGRLKVNDDHQTSVSHIYAAGDVIGYPALAATSSEQGRLAACHMFGKEAQPMGIHFPIGIYAIPEISMVGKTEEELTAARVPYETGIARFREIARGQILGDDSGMFKMIFHRDEGTLLGVHCIGSGATELIHIGQAVIGLGGGLDYFLNTVFNYPTLAECYKVAAFNAANKIQTVQSLKQRKAAKAEAEAPA
- a CDS encoding peptidylprolyl isomerase, translating into MKSCGWIPPVLAIAVLLSSCDPTPPAPSEKTAPPDAVAKVGDRWILESDIDFAIESGRAIDKSSALEMLIEDELFAAMARREKLDDEPSVRAAQRRMLASRYLESAPDPEPTEADLKAAWEALPSAGAAWAVTAVLRQRITSDREAAVANLETAREEWLGLADPEKQRGFGALAVKFSDDADTRYQGGSLGRVTRGQPHLILPEELVEWATGQTGPALSKIEVIGDSAWLIRVSEVGKPGKRPFEEMAPELKVKWKAEAMREAQQKRFSEAAEEVSIERLVEFEEKRASKPATPEPPSPER
- a CDS encoding SLBB domain-containing protein; the protein is MERTLRGAHPGEGSLASKSARPFEVTVGGNVRTPGPVEIRPGQVIGEAIAAAGGANEFGAIQRVRLYRAGKVYEYDLSQEAPPAIFLQPEDVIKVPQKMVLGR
- a CDS encoding sulfatase, with the protein product MRRLIPLLFALSLPALAADRPNLLVFLVDDMGLMDSSVPFLADTEGKPEVHPLNKFYRTPSMERLAKNGIRFETFYANSVCSPTRISIMTGQSSARHHTTQWIRSEGNNRGALGPHDWKWEGITEGQQTLPGVLREGGYHTIYAGKAHFGPIGLYGEFPSNFGFDVNIGGCSWGQPGSYYGKDGFGWIKGNKSRAVPDLKKYHGKDIYLTEALTEEMNSALTEAAEGDKPFFAYMAYYAVHAPFQPNKKYIDHYEGAKVKGQAKTFATMIESMDTSVGQILDHLNEIGAAENTFVIFLGDNGTDAPLGGIHEIACAAPLRGKKGTHYEGGMRVPFIAGWAKPDPSSELQKRLPVAAGTLSREAGNITDIFPTLLDLAGVDYKQPIDGADLKPALGGGSLEREPEFLMHFPHDHRSSYFTSYRLGDWKLIYHYNKPAGKRCELFNLAKDRTESDNLADKEPEVRKRMIEAMAKALEKAGAQYPLQSKDSDKPAKPVVE
- a CDS encoding glutathione peroxidase, whose product is MKHLLSLFSATVTLASPTFAGDLAKIPFKTIDGKETSLSDYNGKVVLVVNTASKCGLTKQYDALEEIYDKYKEKGFVVIGFPCNDFGNQEPGTLEEIQKFCTTKFDVSFPLMEKIHVKGDEQHALYTALTGKDGAFPGDVKWNFGKFLIGKDGKPLVRFEPRQKPDSKEVTEAIEKALAG
- a CDS encoding sulfatase-like hydrolase/transferase: MKPVMIALATALGALSACAAPPNFVFIVADDLGYADVGVHGCKDIPTPHIDSIASSGVRFSNGYSNHPFCSPMRAGFLTGRYQHRFGYETNVPYDMENPNLGLPNDVVTIPERLKKAGYTTAVVGKWHLGAHPSKHPNKRGFDYFFGFLGGGHDYFTSDLSQSQHEGYKAPLMRNGAPLGVEGYLTTQLSEEAAKWIGENKDKPFYLYLAYNAPHTPMQAPEEKLKQFASIKNKKRRTYAGMVSAMDDGIGMVLKALDDAGVRDNTVVAFLSDNGGPEPHNASDNGPLRGTKGTVFEGGIRVPYLVSWPAKLPKGLVFEQPVIALDLPVTALNLAGAPTDGPLDGVDLMPWLTEGGDPAGPPHKALFWRMGNNGRKDFAIRQGNLKFLRQDDLTAVFDLSTDIGEQSPIEKKSAGLMAAWEKWNAPNKRPAFHGFGTYHQKRKAFYQQLEDEPADSPR